The Megalopta genalis isolate 19385.01 chromosome 12, iyMegGena1_principal, whole genome shotgun sequence genome window below encodes:
- the Reps gene encoding RALBP1 associated Eps domain containing isoform X2 gives MDWDSITMANLHLTITEYQYYEDIFSYCCENTDSESVPVIKVAELLRSANLPGLVTMKILDICFGTKAPCIATHLGKKQFYGLLKLVAAHQAGFNIRKDLITMPLDVITLPKFTWPTSGDEDDRRSSDSNRAVKSRHAPESTTESESEAESPRETGGSTDSPTPTNSVIQDRNNDIGGKAILDSVTEDWQGLSDELRQLLGTEEESSERHSSDEGDGDAESSEFPPEVWIITDEQCEYYTTQFSQLQLDPDGLLHGHIARTFFQRSGLPLQELSHIWRLADITRDGALSLEEFLVAMHLVVLRRHHVPLPDVLPLPLLNPLFRQKTERPPIPSNTTTQKIVPNTTKTIEKSKYREWTKFVDSPTGTSSSLTIPGLQLVNFDFQKSDVEKDPKILHPVPLRLTPEAAILASGANGNSNSCTTLGDDDLQHTATALLQRPLIKKPSAPNEEGIIVTPKKEPPPPPPPRPYRTHARSSSLDLNKLGKNGQSFLGAPPLIPPRISPGISELPENPPLETITPQPQQFTGVCGAFHIYRKPSPKREGGEEDAPKDEVEESKKLTLQELREKNTELRLVCEELTRELASALQERINLRAKLLLLT, from the exons ATGGATTGGGACTCGATCACGATGGCAAACCTTCACTTGACGATCACCGAGTACCAGTACTACGAAGACATTTTTAGTTATTGTTGCGAAAACACTGACAGCGAGAGTGTGCCGGTGATCAAAGTCGCCGAGCTGCTACGCTCGGCGAATTTGCCAGGTCTTGTCacgatgaag ATATTGGATATTTGCTTTGGAACCAAAGCACCATGCATTGCAACACATCTTGGAAAGAAACAATTTTATGGATTATTAAAACTTGTGGCAGCTCACCAAGCAGGATTTAATATTCGCAAAGACTTAATTACCATGCCGTTGGATGTTATAACTCTGCCAAAATTTACTTGGCCGACATCGGGAGACGAAGATGACAGAAGAAGTTCAGATTCAAATAGGGCTGTGAAAAGTCGGCATGCTCCTGAAAGTACCAcagaaagtgaaagcgaagcaGAATCTCCAAGGGAAACTGGTGGTAGTACTGATTCACCCACACCTACAAACAGTGTAATACAAGATAGGAATAACGATATAGGTGGTAAAGCGATATTAGACTCTGTTACTGAAGATTGGCAAGGATTATCCGACGAGTTGAGACAATTATTAGGTACAGAAGAAGAAAGTTCAGAACGCCATAGCAGCGACGAAGGTGATGGTGATGCTGAGAGTTCAGAATTTCCACCAGAAGTATGGATAATCACTGATGAACAATGTGAATATTACACCACTCAATTTTCACAGCTGCAGTTAGATCCTGATGGACTTTTACATGGCCACATTGCCAGAACATTTTTTCAAAGATCTGGACTTCCTCTGCAAGAACTAAGTCACATTTGGCGGCTGGCAGATATAACTAGAGATGGGGCATTGAGTTTAGAAGAATTTCTTGTAGCTATGCATTTGGTTGTATTACGAAGACATCATGTGCCTCTACCTGATGTATTACCGTTACCTTTATTAAATCCACTGTTTAGGCAAAAGACTGAACGACCACCAATTCCATCAAATACAACTACTCAGAAAATTGTACCTAATACCACTAAAACTATAGAAAAAAGCAAATACAGAGAATGGAcgaagtttgtagactcgccgaCTGGAACTAGTAGTTCTCTCACCATACCAGGTTTGCAGTTAGTAAATTTTGATTTCCAAAAGTCCGATGTTGAAAAGGATCCCAAAATTTTACATCCTGTACCATTACGCTTAACACCTGAGGCAGCTATCCTTGCATCTGGAGCAAATGGTAATAGTAATAGTTGCACTACATTAGGAGATGATGATCTCCAACATACTGCAACAGCATTGCTCCAGCGACCTTTAATAAAAAAGCCATCCGCCCCTAACGAAGAAGGGATCATTGTAACTCCAAAGAAGGAgccgccaccaccaccaccacccagGCCATATAGAACACATGCAAGAAGCTCTAGTCTCGATCTTAATAAATTAG GGAAAAATGGTCAAAGTTTCCTTGGAGCACCTCCATTAATACCGCCTAGAATCTCACCCGGAATT AGCGAACTACCTGAAAATCCACCTTTGGAAACCATTACTCCTCAACCACAACAATTTACTGGTGTTTGTGGTGCATTCCATATTTATAGAAAACCAAGTCCGA AACGAGAAGGAGGTGAAGAAGACGCTCCCAAGGACGAAGTGGAAGAATCAAAAAAACTAACACTACAAGAGTTGCGAGAAAAGAATACGGAGTTGCGATTAGTCTGCGAGGAATTGACACGGGAGCTAGCTAGCGCACTCCAGGAACGTATAAACCTTCGTGCAAAACTTTTACTTTTAACATGA
- the Reps gene encoding RALBP1 associated Eps domain containing isoform X1 — MDWDSITMANLHLTITEYQYYEDIFSYCCENTDSESVPVIKVAELLRSANLPGLVTMKILDICFGTKAPCIATHLGKKQFYGLLKLVAAHQAGFNIRKDLITMPLDVITLPKFTWPTSGDEDDRRSSDSNRAVKSRHAPESTTESESEAESPRETGGSTDSPTPTNSVIQDRNNDIGGKAILDSVTEDWQGLSDELRQLLGTEEESSERHSSDEGDGDAESSEFPPEVWIITDEQCEYYTTQFSQLQLDPDGLLHGHIARTFFQRSGLPLQELSHIWRLADITRDGALSLEEFLVAMHLVVLRRHHVPLPDVLPLPLLNPLFRQKTERPPIPSNTTTQKIVPNTTKTIEKSKYREWTKFVDSPTGTSSSLTIPGLQLVNFDFQKSDVEKDPKILHPVPLRLTPEAAILASGANGNSNSCTTLGDDDLQHTATALLQRPLIKKPSAPNEEGIIVTPKKEPPPPPPPRPYRTHARSSSLDLNKLGKNGQSFLGAPPLIPPRISPGITSPRKLVGQKSEGEGQKTLSDNQNFVADFSHFSPKSELPENPPLETITPQPQQFTGVCGAFHIYRKPSPKREGGEEDAPKDEVEESKKLTLQELREKNTELRLVCEELTRELASALQERINLRAKLLLLT, encoded by the exons ATGGATTGGGACTCGATCACGATGGCAAACCTTCACTTGACGATCACCGAGTACCAGTACTACGAAGACATTTTTAGTTATTGTTGCGAAAACACTGACAGCGAGAGTGTGCCGGTGATCAAAGTCGCCGAGCTGCTACGCTCGGCGAATTTGCCAGGTCTTGTCacgatgaag ATATTGGATATTTGCTTTGGAACCAAAGCACCATGCATTGCAACACATCTTGGAAAGAAACAATTTTATGGATTATTAAAACTTGTGGCAGCTCACCAAGCAGGATTTAATATTCGCAAAGACTTAATTACCATGCCGTTGGATGTTATAACTCTGCCAAAATTTACTTGGCCGACATCGGGAGACGAAGATGACAGAAGAAGTTCAGATTCAAATAGGGCTGTGAAAAGTCGGCATGCTCCTGAAAGTACCAcagaaagtgaaagcgaagcaGAATCTCCAAGGGAAACTGGTGGTAGTACTGATTCACCCACACCTACAAACAGTGTAATACAAGATAGGAATAACGATATAGGTGGTAAAGCGATATTAGACTCTGTTACTGAAGATTGGCAAGGATTATCCGACGAGTTGAGACAATTATTAGGTACAGAAGAAGAAAGTTCAGAACGCCATAGCAGCGACGAAGGTGATGGTGATGCTGAGAGTTCAGAATTTCCACCAGAAGTATGGATAATCACTGATGAACAATGTGAATATTACACCACTCAATTTTCACAGCTGCAGTTAGATCCTGATGGACTTTTACATGGCCACATTGCCAGAACATTTTTTCAAAGATCTGGACTTCCTCTGCAAGAACTAAGTCACATTTGGCGGCTGGCAGATATAACTAGAGATGGGGCATTGAGTTTAGAAGAATTTCTTGTAGCTATGCATTTGGTTGTATTACGAAGACATCATGTGCCTCTACCTGATGTATTACCGTTACCTTTATTAAATCCACTGTTTAGGCAAAAGACTGAACGACCACCAATTCCATCAAATACAACTACTCAGAAAATTGTACCTAATACCACTAAAACTATAGAAAAAAGCAAATACAGAGAATGGAcgaagtttgtagactcgccgaCTGGAACTAGTAGTTCTCTCACCATACCAGGTTTGCAGTTAGTAAATTTTGATTTCCAAAAGTCCGATGTTGAAAAGGATCCCAAAATTTTACATCCTGTACCATTACGCTTAACACCTGAGGCAGCTATCCTTGCATCTGGAGCAAATGGTAATAGTAATAGTTGCACTACATTAGGAGATGATGATCTCCAACATACTGCAACAGCATTGCTCCAGCGACCTTTAATAAAAAAGCCATCCGCCCCTAACGAAGAAGGGATCATTGTAACTCCAAAGAAGGAgccgccaccaccaccaccacccagGCCATATAGAACACATGCAAGAAGCTCTAGTCTCGATCTTAATAAATTAG GGAAAAATGGTCAAAGTTTCCTTGGAGCACCTCCATTAATACCGCCTAGAATCTCACCCGGAATT ACTTCACCTCGAAAGTTGGTTGGGCAAAAGAGTGAGGGAGAGGGACAAAAAACTTTAAGTGATAATCAAAATTTTGTCGCTGATTTTTCTCACTTTTCCCCAAAGAGCGAACTACCTGAAAATCCACCTTTGGAAACCATTACTCCTCAACCACAACAATTTACTGGTGTTTGTGGTGCATTCCATATTTATAGAAAACCAAGTCCGA AACGAGAAGGAGGTGAAGAAGACGCTCCCAAGGACGAAGTGGAAGAATCAAAAAAACTAACACTACAAGAGTTGCGAGAAAAGAATACGGAGTTGCGATTAGTCTGCGAGGAATTGACACGGGAGCTAGCTAGCGCACTCCAGGAACGTATAAACCTTCGTGCAAAACTTTTACTTTTAACATGA
- the Reps gene encoding RALBP1 associated Eps domain containing isoform X3: MKILDICFGTKAPCIATHLGKKQFYGLLKLVAAHQAGFNIRKDLITMPLDVITLPKFTWPTSGDEDDRRSSDSNRAVKSRHAPESTTESESEAESPRETGGSTDSPTPTNSVIQDRNNDIGGKAILDSVTEDWQGLSDELRQLLGTEEESSERHSSDEGDGDAESSEFPPEVWIITDEQCEYYTTQFSQLQLDPDGLLHGHIARTFFQRSGLPLQELSHIWRLADITRDGALSLEEFLVAMHLVVLRRHHVPLPDVLPLPLLNPLFRQKTERPPIPSNTTTQKIVPNTTKTIEKSKYREWTKFVDSPTGTSSSLTIPGLQLVNFDFQKSDVEKDPKILHPVPLRLTPEAAILASGANGNSNSCTTLGDDDLQHTATALLQRPLIKKPSAPNEEGIIVTPKKEPPPPPPPRPYRTHARSSSLDLNKLGKNGQSFLGAPPLIPPRISPGITSPRKLVGQKSEGEGQKTLSDNQNFVADFSHFSPKSELPENPPLETITPQPQQFTGVCGAFHIYRKPSPKREGGEEDAPKDEVEESKKLTLQELREKNTELRLVCEELTRELASALQERINLRAKLLLLT; the protein is encoded by the exons ATGAAG ATATTGGATATTTGCTTTGGAACCAAAGCACCATGCATTGCAACACATCTTGGAAAGAAACAATTTTATGGATTATTAAAACTTGTGGCAGCTCACCAAGCAGGATTTAATATTCGCAAAGACTTAATTACCATGCCGTTGGATGTTATAACTCTGCCAAAATTTACTTGGCCGACATCGGGAGACGAAGATGACAGAAGAAGTTCAGATTCAAATAGGGCTGTGAAAAGTCGGCATGCTCCTGAAAGTACCAcagaaagtgaaagcgaagcaGAATCTCCAAGGGAAACTGGTGGTAGTACTGATTCACCCACACCTACAAACAGTGTAATACAAGATAGGAATAACGATATAGGTGGTAAAGCGATATTAGACTCTGTTACTGAAGATTGGCAAGGATTATCCGACGAGTTGAGACAATTATTAGGTACAGAAGAAGAAAGTTCAGAACGCCATAGCAGCGACGAAGGTGATGGTGATGCTGAGAGTTCAGAATTTCCACCAGAAGTATGGATAATCACTGATGAACAATGTGAATATTACACCACTCAATTTTCACAGCTGCAGTTAGATCCTGATGGACTTTTACATGGCCACATTGCCAGAACATTTTTTCAAAGATCTGGACTTCCTCTGCAAGAACTAAGTCACATTTGGCGGCTGGCAGATATAACTAGAGATGGGGCATTGAGTTTAGAAGAATTTCTTGTAGCTATGCATTTGGTTGTATTACGAAGACATCATGTGCCTCTACCTGATGTATTACCGTTACCTTTATTAAATCCACTGTTTAGGCAAAAGACTGAACGACCACCAATTCCATCAAATACAACTACTCAGAAAATTGTACCTAATACCACTAAAACTATAGAAAAAAGCAAATACAGAGAATGGAcgaagtttgtagactcgccgaCTGGAACTAGTAGTTCTCTCACCATACCAGGTTTGCAGTTAGTAAATTTTGATTTCCAAAAGTCCGATGTTGAAAAGGATCCCAAAATTTTACATCCTGTACCATTACGCTTAACACCTGAGGCAGCTATCCTTGCATCTGGAGCAAATGGTAATAGTAATAGTTGCACTACATTAGGAGATGATGATCTCCAACATACTGCAACAGCATTGCTCCAGCGACCTTTAATAAAAAAGCCATCCGCCCCTAACGAAGAAGGGATCATTGTAACTCCAAAGAAGGAgccgccaccaccaccaccacccagGCCATATAGAACACATGCAAGAAGCTCTAGTCTCGATCTTAATAAATTAG GGAAAAATGGTCAAAGTTTCCTTGGAGCACCTCCATTAATACCGCCTAGAATCTCACCCGGAATT ACTTCACCTCGAAAGTTGGTTGGGCAAAAGAGTGAGGGAGAGGGACAAAAAACTTTAAGTGATAATCAAAATTTTGTCGCTGATTTTTCTCACTTTTCCCCAAAGAGCGAACTACCTGAAAATCCACCTTTGGAAACCATTACTCCTCAACCACAACAATTTACTGGTGTTTGTGGTGCATTCCATATTTATAGAAAACCAAGTCCGA AACGAGAAGGAGGTGAAGAAGACGCTCCCAAGGACGAAGTGGAAGAATCAAAAAAACTAACACTACAAGAGTTGCGAGAAAAGAATACGGAGTTGCGATTAGTCTGCGAGGAATTGACACGGGAGCTAGCTAGCGCACTCCAGGAACGTATAAACCTTCGTGCAAAACTTTTACTTTTAACATGA
- the LOC117229023 gene encoding glyceraldehyde-3-phosphate dehydrogenase 2 yields the protein MSKIGINGFGRIGRLVLRASIERGAQVVAINDPFIGLDYMVYMFKYDSTHGKFKGEIKAEGGCLVVNGNKIAVYSEREPKAIPWGKAGAEYVVESTGVFTTIDKASAHLEGGAKKVIISAPSADAPMFVVGVNLEAYDPSAKVISNASCTTNCLAPLAKVIHDNFEIVEGLMTTVHAITATQKTVDGPSGKLWRDGRGAAQNIIPAATGAAKAVGKVIPALNGKLTGMAFRVPVHNVSVVDLTVRLAKPASYDAIKAKVKEAAEGPMKGILGYTEDEVVSSDFIGDNHSSIFDAKAGISLNDNFVKLISWYDNEYGYSNRVVDLIKYIQTKDN from the exons ATGAGTAAAATTGGAATTAACGGATTTGGCCGTATCGGCCGTCTTGTGCTGAGAGCTTCCATCGAACGCGGAGCTCAG GTTGTGGCCATTAACGATCCGTTCATTGGTCTGGACTACATGGTGTACATGTTCAAATATGACTCCACCCATGGTAAATTCAAGGGAGAAATCAAAGCTGAAGGTGGTTGCTTAGTTGTTAACGGCAATAAAATTGCCGTATACAGTGAACGCGAACCAAAAGCCATTCCATGGGGAAAAGCTGGTGCTGAATATGTAGTTGAGTCCACTGGTGTCTTCACGACCATAGACAAAGCTTCG gcTCACTTGGAAGGTGGTGCCAAGAAGGTCATCATTTCTGCACCATCAGCTGATGCACCTATGTTTGTTGTTGGTGTTAACTTGGAAGCTTATGACCCATCTGCCAAGGTCATTTCCAATGCCTCTTGCACCACCAACTGTTTGGCTCCTCTTGCTAAGGTCATTCATGACAACTTCGAAATTGTTGAAGGTCTTATGACTACTGTCCATGCTATCACTGCTACCCAAAAAACTGTTGATGGACCATCTGGCAAG TTGTGGCGAGATGGACGTGGTGCTGCACAAAATATTATTCCCGCTGCAACTGGTGCAGCTAAAGCTGTTGGCAAAGTCATTCCAGCCTTGAACGGAAAGCTGACCGGTATGGCTTTCCGTGTACCAGTGCACAATGTGTCCGTTGTTGATTTAACAGTCAGACTCGCCAAACCCGCCTCCTACGACGCCATCAAGGCTAAGGTCAAGGAGGCCGCCGAAGGTCCCATGAAGGGTATCCTTGGTTACACAGAGGATGAAGTAGTTTCATCTGACTTCATTGGTGATAACCACTCCAGTATTTTCGATGCTAAAGCTGGTATTTCGTTGAACGATAACTTCGTTAAACTTATTTCGTGGTACGACAACGAATACGGTTACTCCAACCGTGTAGTCGACTTGATCAAGTACATTCAAACGAAAGATAACTAA